From Lysobacter silvisoli, the proteins below share one genomic window:
- a CDS encoding hydroxymethylglutaryl-CoA lyase produces MPSSVRIVEVGPRDGLQNEKAQIATADKIALIDRLSATGLRSIEATSFVSPKWVPQLADAAEVFAGIARKPGVHYPVLVPNEQGYERARAVGVEEIAVFTAASEAFNRKNINASIDESLQRFAPVLARAQADGVAVRGYVSTVLGCPYQGAVPVADVVRVARALHAMGCYEISLGDTIGVGTPGKARAMLRAVAAEVPMPALAVHFHDTYGQALSNILACLEEGVAVVDSAVSGTGGCPYAKGASGNVASEDVVYMLHGLGIETGVDLEALAETGRWLAGLLGRETGSKVGKALAAS; encoded by the coding sequence ATGCCGTCCTCGGTCCGCATCGTCGAAGTCGGCCCGCGCGACGGGCTGCAGAACGAAAAGGCGCAGATCGCCACCGCCGACAAGATCGCCCTGATCGATCGTTTGTCGGCCACCGGCCTGCGCAGTATCGAGGCCACCAGCTTCGTCAGCCCCAAGTGGGTGCCGCAGCTGGCCGATGCCGCCGAGGTCTTCGCCGGCATCGCCCGCAAGCCCGGCGTGCACTACCCCGTGCTGGTGCCCAACGAACAAGGCTACGAGCGCGCGCGCGCGGTCGGCGTGGAGGAGATCGCGGTATTCACCGCCGCCTCCGAGGCCTTCAACCGCAAGAACATCAACGCCTCCATCGACGAATCGCTGCAGCGCTTCGCGCCGGTGCTGGCGCGGGCCCAGGCCGACGGCGTGGCCGTGCGCGGCTACGTCTCCACCGTGCTCGGCTGCCCCTACCAGGGCGCGGTGCCGGTGGCCGATGTGGTGCGCGTAGCGCGTGCCTTGCATGCGATGGGCTGCTACGAAATCTCCCTGGGCGACACCATCGGCGTAGGCACGCCGGGCAAAGCGCGGGCGATGCTCAGGGCGGTGGCCGCCGAAGTGCCGATGCCGGCGCTGGCGGTGCATTTCCACGACACCTACGGCCAGGCCCTGTCCAACATCCTGGCCTGCCTGGAAGAAGGCGTCGCCGTGGTCGACTCGGCCGTGTCCGGCACCGGCGGCTGCCCTTACGCCAAGGGCGCCAGCGGCAACGTCGCCAGCGAGGACGTGGTCTACATGCTGCACGGACTGGGCATCGAAACCGGCGTGGACCTGGAGGCGCTGGCCGAGACCGGGCGCTGGCTGGCCGGCCTGCTCGGCCGCGAGACCGGCAGCAAGGTCGGCAAGGCGCTGGCCGCGTCATGA